In Coturnix japonica isolate 7356 chromosome 7, Coturnix japonica 2.1, whole genome shotgun sequence, one DNA window encodes the following:
- the BAZ2B gene encoding bromodomain adjacent to zinc finger domain protein 2B isoform X4, whose product MCFSLFFLLVETLNSSRLTKQRCHRTEHICHNMESGERLTSSSVSSSAAVSSPVASTPSVASAVSKSSLTTGAASLISTVNTSEWWRTADSHSRSGAAFFPPLLGISPLFAPPAQNHDSIPFHPRTTGKNNRGSLEKGINGSLNGSSTTAASAISTSVLSTSIATSAGQGKAITSGAGGRKYNQEQSKVQLLDTRADKIKDKKPRKKAVESSSDSDSGSSSDTSSEGISSSDSDDLEEDEEEEEDQSAEESEDDDSDSENEAHCENKNKVLMHSGVKDMKTDGQKAHEKSQEKRTHQQIPLVSDSQTHSSFQPQQKQPQVLSQQLPFIFQSSQAKEEPVNKHTSVIQSTGLVPNVKPLSLVHQAKKEAYLKIIVPPPDLLKAGNKNTSDESIALVSDVRSKREQYKQTFPAVQLKKQESKNLKKVIASLSSSKPTSSSPAHQKLTSLENNHSNPFLTNALLGNHQPNGVIQSVIQEVPLALTAKQKSQTKINESVAIASSTPFSLPVNLSACGKKTTGNRTLVVPSTSPVLPGSGKDKPVSNNAVNAVKTQHRLPSAKLVVEQFRGVDSDAPSSKESDDSNDDDDDDEDEDEDDEDDDSDDSQSGEGNVEAAWPTQCLTDSMEESDSNSESDTDGSEDEDDEDDKDQDESDTDTEGEKTPLKVKKTGSSMKSSSIGPAAHSTPLNLQVAKTPSSAPSALCPETQPAVFLGTSPSTLTPSSHCGTSKRRRVTDERELRVPLEYGWQRETRIRNFGGRLQGEVAYFAPCGKKLRQYPEVVKYLSRNGIMDISRDNFSFSAKIGVGDFYEARDGPQGVQWCLLKEEEVIPCIRAMEGRRGRPPNPDRQHSREESRMRRRKGRPPNVGSTEFLDSTDAKLLRKLQAQEIARQAAQIKLLRKLQKQEQARAAKEAKKQQAIMAAEEKRKQKEQIKIMKQQEKIKRIQQIRMEKELRAQQILEAKKKKKEEAANAKLLEAEKRIKEKEMRRQQAVLLKHQERERRRQHMMLMKAMEARKKAEEKERLKQEKRDEKRLNKERKLEQRRLELEMAKELKKPNEDMCLADQKPLPELPRIPGLVLSGSTFSDCLMIVQFLRNFGKVLGFDVNTDVPSLSTLQEGLLNIGDSRGEVQDLLVKLVSAAVCDPGLVTGYKAKTILGEHLLNVGINRDNVSEILQIFMEAHCGQTELTESLKTKAFQAHAPAQKAAVLAFLVNELACSKSVVSEIDKNIDYMSNLRRDKWMVEGKLRNLRIIHAKKTGKRDATGGGEVGEEPHSLETPTSGRKRRRKGGDSDYDEDDDDDSDDQADEDDEDEEDKEDKKGKKAEVCEDEDDGDQTASVEELEKQIEKLTKQQSQYRKKLFEASHCLRSMMFGQDRYRRRYWILPQCGGIFVEGMESGEGLEEIAKEKEKLKKVESVHVKEEVLEISEEKISCLNTTHCEQKEDLKEKDNTNLFLQKPGSFSKLSKLLEVAKMPHESDVMPQKPNGGAANGCTPSYQNTSQNSLCSLQPSVSQSNSEKSDSNNLFSPIASGTGKFYSSPVIPSDQLLKTLTEKNRQWFSLLPRVPCDDMSVTHADAPATATSLTPQSHPPSKSPSPVPSPLLGSTSAQSPMGLSPFALPPLQQMKPGLPVMGLQFCGWPTGVLTSNVQFSSPLPTIGSGLGLSEGNGNSFLTSSVPTSKSESPALQTEKIASATCTAVEVAKPADHSNPKPIPEEMQYGWWRITDPEDLKSLHKVLNLRGIREKALQKQIQKHMDYITLACIKNKDVAIIDINENEDNQVTQDVVENWSVEEQEMEVDLAILQQVEDLERRVASASLQVKGWLCPEPASEREDLVYHEHKSIIRLHKKHDGDSAGGGEGSTSSLERKSDNPLDIAVTRLADLERNIERRYLKSPLSTTIQIKLDNVGTVTVPAPAPSISGDGDGTEEDIAPGLRVWRKALSEARSAAQVALCIQQLQKSIAWEKSIMKVYCQICRKGDNEELLLLCDGCDKGCHTYCHRPKITTIPDGDWFCPACIAKASGQTLKLKKLQIKGKKSNEQKRGRKLPGDTEDEDSATTSTSLKRGKTDPKKRKMDESVSVSQGKQENFTAIKKPKRDDSKDLAMCSMILSELETHEDAWPFLLPVNLKLVPGYKKVIKKPMDFSTIRDKLTSGQYPNVEAFSLDVRLVFDNCETFNEDDSDIGRAGHNMRKYFEKRWTEIFKLS is encoded by the exons aTATGGAGTCTGGAGAGCGGTTAACATCATCATCAGTCTCCTCAAGTGCAGCTGTTTCATCTCCAGTGGCTTCTACACCTTCTGTAGCTTCTGCAGTTTCCAAGAGTAGCCTTACCACTGGAGCTGCGTCGTTGATTTCCACAGTCAACACCAGTG AATGGTGGCGGACAGCGGACTCTCACTCTCGCTCTGGGGCAGCTTTTTTCCCACCGCTCTTGGGCATCTCACCACTCTTTGCACCTCCTGCCCAGAACCATGATTCTATTCCGTTCCACCCAagaactacaggaaaaaataatcgTGGCAGTTTAGAAAAAG GTATAAATGGATCGCTGAATGGGAGCAGTACTACTGCAGCGTCTGCTATCAGCACATCTGTACTATCCACTAGTATTGCAACATCTGCAGGACAAGGAAAAGCTATAACCTCAGGAGCAGGAGGCCGCAAATACAACCAGGAGCAAAGCAAAGTTCAGCTTTTGGACACCAGAGCTGACAAAATCAAAGATAAG aaacccagaaaaaaagcagtagaaagCTCCAGTGACAGTGACTCAGGCTCCTCATCAGACACATCAAGTGAAGGCATAAGCAGCAGTGATTCCGATGACCtagaggaagatgaagaggaggaggaggaccAGAGTGCTGAAGAGAGTGAAGATGATGACTctgattctgaaaatgaagcacaCTGCGAAAACAAGAACAAG GTGCTAATGCATAGTGGTGTAAAAGATATGAAAACTGATGGGCAGAAAGCCCATGAAAAGTCCCAAGAAAAAAGAACGCACCAGCAGATACCTCTTGTGTCTGATTCCCAGACTCATTCATCATTCCAGCCCCAGCAGAAGCAGCCTCAGGTTTTGTCACAGCAACTTCCGTTTATTTTCCAAAGCTCTCAGGCGAAGGAGGAACCTGTGAACAAACACACAAGTGTAATACAGTCTACAGGATTGGTTCCCAATGTGAAACCTTTGTCTTTGGTACATCAAGCCAAAAAGGAAGCCTATTTAAAAATCATAGTTCCTCCTCCTGACCTACTCAAAGCAGGGAATAAGAATACCTCTGACGAATCCATCGCTTTGGTCAGTGACGTACGATCGAAACGA GAACAATATAAACAGACattcccagcagtgcagctaAAGAAACAGGAATCAAAGAACCTGAAGAAGGTTATTGCATCTTTGTCAAGCTCAAAACCAACATCTAGTTCACCAGCTCATCAAAAACTCACATCTTTGGAAAACAATCATTCTAATCCATTCCTGACAAATGCACTTTTAGGTAATCACCAACCCAATGGAGTTATTCAGAGCGTCATCCAGGAAGTTCCTCTTGCACttactgcaaaacagaaatcccAAACCAAGATCAATGAAAGTGTAGCCATTGCTAGCAGTACCCCCTTTTCTTTGCCAGTGAACTTGAGTGcatgtgggaaaaaaacaactggtaACCGGACACTTGTTGTGCCCTCTACCTCTCCTGTGTTACCTGGTTCAGGAAAGGATAAACCAGTCAGCAATAATGCAGTAAATGCTGTAAAAACACAACACCGCCTTCCGTCTGCAAAACTGGTGGTGGAGCAGTTCAGAGGGGTAGACTCAGATGCCCCCAGCAGTAAAGAATCTGACGACtcaaatgatgatgatgacgacgatgaagatgaagatgaggatgatgaagatgatgattcTGATGATAGCCAATCAG ggGAAGGCAATGTTGAGGCAGCATGGCCCACCCAGTGTCTTACAGATAGCATGGAAG AGTCCGACAGTAATTCTGAGTCAGATACAGATGGGtctgaagatgaagatgatgaggaTGATAAGGATCAAGATGAATCAGATACAGATACTGAGGGAGAAAAAACTCCGCtaaaagtgaagaaaactgGTTCCTCCATGAAGAGCTCTTCCATTGGTCCTGCAGCTCATTCCACTCCACTAAATCTCCAAGTAGCAAAGACCCCAAGCTCTGCACCATCTGCCTTGTGTCCTGAGACCCAGCCTGCAGTTTTTCTTGGGACATCACCATCTACTCTTACACCAAGTTCACACTGTG gCACTTCAAAGAGACGAAGAGTAACAGATGAGCGGGAGCTGCGTGTTCCTCTGGAATATGG CTGGCAAAGAGAAACCCGAATAAGAAACTTTGGTGGTCGTCTTCAGGGAGAAGTAGCGTATTTTGCACCTTGTGGAAAGAAGCTGAGACAGTATCCTGAAGTAGTAAAG TATCTCAGCAGAAATGGAATAATGGATATCTCAAGGGACAATTTCAGCTTCAGTGCAAAAATAGGAGTGGGTGACTTCTATGAAGCCAGAGATGGACCGCAG GGCGTGCAGTGGTGTCTTCTGAAGGAGGAGGAAGTCATTCCCTGCATCAGAGCTATGGAAGGGCGTAGAGGACGTCCACCAAATCCAGACAGACAGCATTCTAGAGAGGAATCAAGAATGAGACGTCGTAAAGGCCGACCTCCAAACGTTGGAAGCACTGAATTTCTAGACAGCACTGATGCGAAACTTCTGAGAAAGCTACAAGCGCAAG AAATAGCAAGACAAGCAGCACAAATAAAGCTACTAAGAAAACTCCAGAAGCAAGAACAAGCTCGAGCTgccaaagaagcaaaaaaacagCAAG CTATTATGGCAGCTGAAGAAAAGCGAAAGCAAAAAGAGCAGATAAAGATAATGAAGCAGCAG GAAAAGATTAAGCGTATCCAGCAAATCAGAATGGAGAAAGAACTTCGAGCTCAACAAATTTTAGAG gcaaaaaagaagaagaaagaagaagcagcaaatgCTAAATTACTGGAGGCTGAAAAACGAATAAAG gaaaaagagatgcGAAGGCAACAAGCTGTTCTTCTCAAGCACCAG GAACGAGAGAGGAGAAGACAACATATGATGCTTATGAAAGCCATGGAAGCACgtaaaaaagcagaa gaaaaagagcGATTAAAGCAAGAGAAACGTGACGAAAAAAGGTTAAATAAAGAACGTAAACTAGAACAGCGAAGACTGGAATTAGAAATGGCAAAGGAGCTAAAGAAGCCTAATGAAGATATGTGCTTAGCAGACCAGAAG CCTTTACCGGAGCTGCCTCGCATCCCAGGCCTTGTTCTGTCTGGAAGCACGTTTTCAGATTGTCTCATGATAGTGCAGTTCTTGCGTAACTTTGGTAAAGTTCTTGGCTTTGATGTGAATACGGACGTGCCTTCCCTGAGCACTCTTCAGGAGGGTTTGCTGAACATAGGAGACAGCAGAGGAGAAGTACAGGACTTGCTTGTAAAGcttgtttctgcagctgtttgtgaTCCAGGACTTGTTACAGGATACAAG gctaaAACTATTCTTGGGGAGCACTTACTGAATGTTGGCATCAATCGAGATAACGTGTCTGAGATTTTGCAGATATTTATGGAGGCTCATTGTGGGCAAACTGAGCTTACAGAGAGCTTGAAGACAAAAGCTTTTCAGGCACATGCTccagctcagaaagcagcagtgctggctttcCTTGTCAATGAGTTAGCTTGCAGCAAAAGTGTAGTCAG TGAAATTGATAAAAATATTGATTATATGTCGAACTTAAGGAGAGATAAATGGATGGTTGAAGGCAAACTTCGGAA TCTTAGAATCATTCATGCAAAAAAAACTGGCAAAAGAGATGCTACAGGAGGTGGTGAAGTAGGAGAGGAGCCGCATTCTTTGGAAACGCCAACATCAGGCCGCAAACGGAGACGAAAGGGTGGGGATAGTGATTATGATGAAGATGACGACGATGACAGCGATGACCAGGCagatgaggatgatgaggatgaagaggacaaagaagataaaaaaggaaagaaagcagaagtttgTGAGGATGAG GATGATGGAGACCAGACAGCAAGTGTTGAAGAACTAGAGAAGCAGATTGAAAAACTGACCAAG caacaaagccAGTACAGGAAGAAGTTATTTGAAGCCTCACATTGTTTGCGTTCAATGATGTTTGGCCAAGATCGTTACAGGCGCCGGTACTGGATTCTGCCCCAGTGTGGTGGCATTTTTGTAGAAGGCATGGAAAGTGGCGAAG gTCTAGAAgaaattgcaaaagaaaaagagaagttaaaaaaagTGGAAAGCGTACATGTTAAAGAAGAGGTTCTTGagatctcagaagaaaaaataagctgtttAAATACAACTCACTGTGAGCAAAAGgaagatctgaaagaaaaggacaacactaatttgtttttgcaaaagCCTGGGTCATTTTCAAAACTAAGCAAACTGTTAGAGGTTGCGAAAATGCCACATGAGTCTGATGTCATGCCCCAAAAACCTAATGGTGGTGCAGCAAATGGATGCACTCCATCTTATCAAAATACCTCCCAAAACTCTCTGTGCAGTCTTCAACCCAGCGTATCACAAAGCAACAGCGAGAAGTCTGATTCTAATAATCTTTTCAGTCCTATTGCAAGCGGGACAGGAAAGTTTTATAGTTCTCCAGTAATTCCAAGTGATCAGTTGTTAAAGACTCTTACTGAGAAGAACAGGCAGTGGTTCAGCCTTTTGCCGAGAGTACCCTGTGATGACATGTCAGTTACCCATGCAGATGCACCAGCTACTGCAACTTCACTTACTCCTCAGTCACATCCACCATCAAAATCACCTTCACCTGTTCCATCACCTCTTCTGGGTTCAACCTCTGCACAGAGTCCAATGGGATTAAGTCCTTTTGCATTGCCACCACTGCAg CAGATGAAGCCTGGACTACCTGTCATGGGACTTCAGTTTTGTGGATGGCCTACAGGAGTTCTTACTTCAAATGTTCAATTTTCATCTCCTTTACCTACTATTGGATCAGGGTTGGGATTATCAGAAGGGAATGGTAACTCATTCTTGACATCTAGTGTTCCTACAAGTAAAAGTGAATCACCAGCACTGCAGACTGAGAAAATAGCTTCTGCCACCTGTACAGCAGTGGAAGTGGCCAAGCCAGCAGATCACTCAAACCCAAAACCTATACCAGAAG AAATGCAGTATGGGTGGTGGAGGATTACTGATCCTGAGGACCTAAAATCTTTGCATAAAGTGCTGAATCTCAGGGGAATAAGAGAAAAGgcattacaaaaacaaatacagaaacacaTGGACTATATCACTCTGGCCTGCATCAAAAATAAGGATG TTGCAATTATTGATATCAATGAAAACGAAGATAACCAGGTAACTCAAGATGTTGTGGAAAACTGGTCAGTAGAAGAGCAAGAAATGGAGGTGGACCTTGCTATTCTTCAGCAGGTGGAAGATCTAGAGAGGAGAGTTGCTTCAGCTAGTTTGCAAGTTAAG GGCTGGCTGTGTCCTGAACCTGCATCAGAAAGAGAAGACTTGGTATATCATGAACATAAGTCAATTATTAGATTGCACAAGAAGCACGATGGAGATAGTGCTGGAGGCGGAGAAGGCAGTACCAGCTCTCTAGAGCGGAAGAGTGACAACCCTCTAGATATAGCTGTAACCAGACTTGCTGACTTGGAGCGGAACATAGAGCGAAGGTATCTGAAGAGCCCCTTAAGTACCACCATTCAGATCAAACTGGATAATGTGGGCACAGTTACTGTCCCTGCTCCTGCACCATCCATTAGTGGTGATGGTGACGG AACTGAAGAGGATATTGCTCCAGGGCTAAGGGTATGGAGAAAGGCATTGTCAGAAGCACGAAGTGCTGCACAGGTGGCTCTGTGCATTCAGCAATTACAGAAATCAATAGCATGGGAGAAATCTATTATGAAAGTT TACTGCCAAATATGTCGAAAGGGAGATAATgaggaactgctgctgctttgtgatgGTTGCGATAAAGGCTGTCATACCTACTGCCACAGACCCAAGATTACTACCATACCAGATGGTGACTGGTTTTGTCCTGCCTGCATAGCAAAG gcaaGTGGTCAAactctaaaattaaaaaaacttcaaatcaaaggaaaaaaaagtaatgaacaAAAGAGAGGCAGGAAATTACCAGGAGATACAGAAGATGAAGACTCGGCGACTACTAGCACCTCattaaaaagagggaaaacagaccctaagaaaaggaaaatggatgaAAGTGTTTCTGTAAGCcagggaaagcaagaaaatttcACTGCTATAAAGAAACCTAAAAGAGATGACTCCAAGGACCTGGCTATGTGCAG CATGATTCTCTCAGAATTGGAAACTCATGAAGATGCTTGGCCTTTCTTACTTCCTGTAAACTTGAAACTTGTTCCTGGTTATAAGAAAGTTATTAAGAAGCCAATGGACTTTTCCACCATTAGAGACAAGCTAACCAGTGGACA gtACCCTAATGTTGAAGCATTCTCGCTAGATGTCAGGCTTGTTTTTGACAACTGTGAAACCTTTAATGAAGATGATTCTGACATAGGCAGGGCTGGCCACAACATGaggaaatactttgaaaaaagATGGACAGAGATTTTCAAATTGAGCTGA